The genomic segment TTTGAGATGTTTCGTAACTGTGTGACACACACTTAAAATGTTAATAACTAAGCTCATCATACTGCTTTCAAAATGTAGTGAAATAAAcacaacagaacatttgccaattcaacaaattCTACATGCATAATTGAGTGACATTAAATATATTCATGTTGTACAGCCATTATTACAAATTATTCCACTGCCATTATCATAAACGCAATGCCTCCTAGGTAAAAATTCTCCTTTTCTCCCCACTCCCATAAGTgaggtcataaaatatttgtctttgtgCAACtaatttatttcattcagcataaagttttcaagtttcatctacGTCGTGCtgtgtatcaggactttatttctctttaggaTTGAGCAATATTAAATGTAAcacattcatctgctgatggacacttaggttgtttctacctatcctacttttttttaaggaataattTTCTCAGTACAgcaatgacatctttgtttctcagGCTGTATATCATGGGATTAAACATCGGAGTCACCATAGTATAGAAAAGAGATAGCAGTTTGCCTGTTCCTGCAGAATGATAGGACTTGGGTCTTAAATAGGTGATGGTAGCAGATCCAAAGAATAAAACCACAACCAGCAGGTGGGAAGAACATGTGGAGAAGGCTTTAGCCTGTCCTGAGGCTGTTGGCAACTTTAAAATGGTACAAATGATTTTACTGTAGGAGGCAACTATCAACATAAAAGGGACAGCAACGAAAAACATAGCTACAGCATAGACAGACATCTCATGAACGAAAGTGTTCCCACAGGCCAGCTTGATAATTGGGGGgatgtcacagaagaagtggttaATTTGGTTAGAATCACAAAAATGCAGACAGAAAATCTGAGCTGTTTGCCCTATCTGGACTGGGATGCCAATGACCCAGGAGCCAACTGCTAGCTGGACACACATCTTTTGGTTCATGACTAGAGGGTAGTACAGAGAGTTACAAATGGCCGCATAGCGGTCATAAGCCATCACGACCAGTAGGAAACATTCAGTGGCCCCCAGCATAAGAAAGAAGCACATTTGGGTGGCACATTCCAGCAGAGaaatgcttctgtcctgagtccAAAGATTCACTAGCATCCTGGGGAGAATGACAGTTACATAAGAAATTTCCAATAAGGAAAAATTtgccaggaaaaaatacatgggttTCTGTAACACGGGATCAAGTCTGGTTAGTATTATTATGCTGCTATTTCCAATTATAACAATTATGTAAATGATGGAGAACACTCCAGATAGAAACCCTTGGAGATTTGAAAGGTCAGAAAATCCCAATAGTACAAATTGCATCACTGTAGAGACATTGCCTTCAGCTTTTTTCACTTCACGTTTCATCTGTTGGAATGGTAAAATCAGAAGTACAAGTTACTTCTCTTTTCTTGGCTTCGTACTCTCACTTGCAAACTGTGGGTGGTATGTCTTACAATTTTTCCAATTCTCTATGAGAACAATTCCTATAAATGACAGTTGCTCAAAAAAAATGGTCAAGTGTGTTCTTAAATTATTGTTCAGTAGATCCAtgggaaacaatttttttttttttttctgctaaggGTTTTCTTGTATTTCCTTGTTTATGttgatcacatacatgatttTAAAGTTTGCTGTTCACctaacccctaagggagcaggagagcagtgggatgcagaccccaagtattcataaaaagaccaggcttaatggtctgactgagactagaaggaccccagtggtcatgacccccagaccctctgttggcccaggacaggaaccattccccaaatcaactcttcagacatggattggactgaacaacgggttggagagggatgctggggaggagtgagcttcttggatcaggtgaacacttgaggctatgttgacgtgtcctacctggaggggagatgagagggtagagggggttagaagctggtgaaatggatactaaaagagagagtggaggagggagcagactgtctcattaggggaagagtaactggtagtatgtagcaaggtgtatataagtttttgtgtgagagactgagttgatttgtaaactttcacttacagcacaataaaaactattaaaaagaataaaataaaaaataaagtttgcTATTCATCTAAACACTCAAAACCTTCAAAATCTGGAATTGTATTCAAAGATAgcaattattccattttttttagtTGGTATGCTTTCCTCTCAATTCTGTTTCCCAATACTATCAATTGAAAATCAAATTCATTGTGGGAATAAATATTCTGTAAGTCATCTATCCTATATCCTAATTTTGAACCATTTAAATGTAGTTATTAGAAAATGGTGATTTTCCAATGGTATCTCAAAAGTCGCCTTTTCCTTTAACATACTATAAATTGAGGctattttattataaaacatgATGATGAGTTAACCACCATATATTATGCGCTGACATTTAAACTTTAAATCTGTGCTTGTATTTCAATGTAAGGTCTGTGAAGTCGGAAGCCatcatttttatttacattttgtaGTCAGGCATAAGTTAGAGACAAGCTCACCCAGCTTTTATGCTCAAGAAAGCAATTTTAAATAGAATGTCCACTTCTTTATTCTTCACACATACCCATTCTTTAAGAGTAACATTAACTACAAATGATCCATATTTTCCCGAATCATCCCATGTTCAGTACTTGCTATCTTCCTGTCGACCTTGTTTGTGACATTCAGTCTTCTCTCTCGCAGGCAGTGCATGCTGGGCACGTGAGTGTTAGACTGCCACTGTCAATTTATATTACATACTTTTCTTACCCTTCTTCCTACATTATAAGCTTTTTAGAGAATTCAGTACATTTTTCTATGCAATGAATAGCATTTTATTCAACAAAATATGATTCATTAATATCCATATCACAAGCAAACCAAACccttcttagcaaccctataggatggagtagaactgacctatagggtttccaaggtgaaaactttacagaagcagactgctaatGGGTTTCAATTGCCAATcctctggttagcagtcatgTAACTTGATTTAATAACTTATTTGATAGATTATataaatgaatcaaattgattgaATCTTTAGAATAATTTCCAAGTAGTAAGAATGAGCTACTACCTGTGAGCTGACTCCCACCATTActagaaatgttttttttttttgctttgtgtgtgtgttaaagaATAATACTCATTTTTTTCACTCTTAAAATATTAGCACATTGCCACATTGTTTTCAGTATTGCTTGATAACTTCTATAATATGTGTAAATTTGAAAGTAAATACAAATGGTTGTTTTTTGGtggttagttgcctttgagttcatTTTAACTCCTGACGACCCCATGTGGTCAAAGTAGgactgatccatagagttttttaggctatgaccttttggaagcagatcactgggcctatcttccaaggcacatcaggGTAAATTCAAAGTGCCAAACATTTGATTAATATTCTAGCCCTTAACTGGTCCAACCTCCCTGGGATCCATCAATAGTGATTAGCTCCTTGCAAAGAGGAGACTCACCTGTAACTACATACTAAGGGTGTTAAGCATGTATCATGTCTTAGAGGAGACACAATTGGGACAGTAGTAAAATTTGGACATTCTAGGGATTTTCTGTGACTAAGTAAAGGAAAAACAACcacttactgtaaaaaaaaaaagcttactgtAGCATCTACAATATTCTAGACTAAATAGTAAAGCTCTAAAGTTATTTCCACATTATCTGACACAGGTCTCTCAATAAAAATTAGATTGTAGGGAATGTCAAAGTTAGTGTAAGAAGTCTTTATGATGGTCTTAAACTAGCGTCTAACACATATtaataaaatatgat from the Loxodonta africana isolate mLoxAfr1 chromosome 7, mLoxAfr1.hap2, whole genome shotgun sequence genome contains:
- the LOC100661963 gene encoding olfactory receptor 10AG1-like, with translation MKREVKKAEGNVSTVMQFVLLGFSDLSNLQGFLSGVFSIIYIIVIIGNSSIIILTRLDPVLQKPMYFFLANFSLLEISYVTVILPRMLVNLWTQDRSISLLECATQMCFFLMLGATECFLLVVMAYDRYAAICNSLYYPLVMNQKMCVQLAVGSWVIGIPVQIGQTAQIFCLHFCDSNQINHFFCDIPPIIKLACGNTFVHEMSVYAVAMFFVAVPFMLIVASYSKIICTILKLPTASGQAKAFSTCSSHLLVVVLFFGSATITYLRPKSYHSAGTGKLLSLFYTMVTPMFNPMIYSLRNKDVIAVLRKLFLKKK